From the genome of Paracidovorax avenae:
TACGAGATAGACGCATATCGTCAGACGGCTCTCGGCCCCACCTCCTAAGCAGGTACTTCTTCGCCTCATGTCGCTCAAGACACAGGCGCAAAGGAGGACAGGGAGGCATACCGCAACTTCTTCGTCGCCTTCGAGCACGCCGCCATCTACTTTGCCATCGAGGTCCTTGGGGGATGGCATTCAGTGATCCGGTTAGTCCAAGCTGCCGGCAGCGTCTCACATTCGCGCGACGCGACTTCTTGAAGGCGTTTGAGGACCATCAGGGGCCTCGCACCTGCGACGTTCGCTTCGTTCACCTGGGCACGCCTTTGCCGCCCGGCCGATCCGCGGACTCCCTCGGTTTCTCCTTCGGCGCGTTGTCACACTCCGTCGTGAGGCGCTGGTCTTGGCCAATCACTCGTTTTCCCCTGGGGCCGATACGGCCAGTTTGCCTTCTTTGCGGTTACAAACTCTATTGGGGCAGCAGGGTGTGGATGCTCGGATTCACACCGAATAAAGCGGCAGGCGCGCCGGGCGCTAGCAGGGGAATTCGCCGCAAGCCTGAGGCAGGGAATGAGGCCGTGGCGATTGGCCGCGACGCGCATAAGGAGGAAATGATGGAAGACCCAGGAAAGCTTTTCGTTGACGAGCGGTTGACGAGGATTTGCGTCTACTGCGGGGCGAGGCCTGATACGAGGGATCATTGCCCCTCGAAGGTTCTGCTGGACGAACCCTATCCGCCTAATCTGCCAGTGGTTGAGGCCTGCTTGGCATGTAACAAGTCCTTCTCGCTGGACGAGCAATACCTAGCGTGCTTTTTGGAGTGTGTCATGTGTGGGTCGACCGATCCGAAGGAACTGCGTCGCGAGAACATCAAAAGGATCCTCTCAAAGACGCCGAGGTTGGCCGCGGAAATTCAGTCCACCGTGACCGTCGACGAAAATGGGGGCAAGACTTGGCACCCGGACATGGATCGCGTGCGCAATGTGGTCCTGAAGCTCGCGCGCGGCCATCTCCATTTCGAGCTCAGCGTTCAGGAGCGGGACGATCCCGATGTCTTTGAGATCGCGCCGCTTTCGGTCTTGACGGCCGAGAGCCGCGAGTTCTTCGAGTGCCCTGAGCCGGGGCCCATGGCGGCCTGGCCAGAGCTGGGATCCCGCGCTTTCCTCAGGGCGTTGCCTTTGGGAGGTCATATGCCCGACAACTGGCTGGATGTGCAGGAGGGGCGATATCGCTATTTGATTGGCCAAAGCCACGGGACCTACGCCCATATCGTGATTGGCGAGTATTTGGCTTGCCGGGTTGCGTGGGGTTGACGGCGGTTCGGGAGATGCCTTGAGGGAGGTGGTACTCATGCCTACGGAGCAGCAAAAGGCCGAGAAGGAAAGTCCACGCAGTTCAAAGCCAGTTTCTACGAGACATACAACATGTGCGATGCCGTCAGTGGGCTATTGAAGCATCCACTGGACCACGCGCTGTGGTTGGAAGGATTCCACTGCGACGAGCAATGGGCAGGCTGGCTCGCGCCCTATGAAAAGCGATCGGTGCTGCACTTGTTCATTGGCTTCGTGGTCCAAGGGGTGCACTCGGAGCAAGCTGACGACTTCGACATCGAGAAGCAAAAGTCGATCTATGCGAACTTCAAGGACATCCCGCCCGCGATCGCGGACTTGCAGCCGCACAAGTTGCCTATCGAGCACGCCTTCGAACACCATGGAATCGATCATCAGACCTTCTTCGAGTTCCTGAAGGACGAGGGCAAGAAGTTCGAGTCTGCCGATGCGGACGATATCTACGAATACATGAACGAGATTTGGATATCGGCCGCCTATGGAGAACTGATCGAGCAAACGGTGGACGAAGTCTTCCACGTTCTCTTTCAGAACCGCGAACTCATGATGATGTTCAATGTCTTCGCGTCGAGGATCCTGGAACTTGGCGATTGGGATCTGGCAGAAGACCTTGATCGTTCGCTGTTAACGTCCAGTGGCAAGCTTGCGCGCGTGCGGCCTCCAAGTTGGGCGCGGCGAGCGGTGTTCTTTCGCGACCGCGGGCGTTGCGTGCTGTGCGACACAGATCTCACGGGTCTGCTGAACATCGACAACGTCGAGAACTACGATCACATCGTTCCGCTGTCGAGCTGGGGCTTGAACGACATCACCAATTTGCAGTTGCTATGTGTGCGCTGCAATCAGCATGAGAAGCGCGACGGTGCTCCCGTTACATCCGGGCGGTACCAGTCTTGGTATCCCATGGATGACGGCGATTCTTGAAAATGCCCGCTTCAGCAAACCGATGATCTGCTGCTGCCGTGAATCGACTCTTCCTCATGTCCGTCATTCTCCAAGTTGACGGACCTCGCTTCCATTCGGGTGGTACGGCTATCGGGGAGCACGTCAGCCCCGCGTTCACTCGCGCGGGTCAGTCCTGCGGGACGATGGAACGCTAGGCCGGCCGGCCGAACACCGTCACCACGTACTCGGCCATTTCCAGCCCCCGCGCCTTCGCGATGGCGTGCAGGCGCGCCTCGATCTCCGGGTCGAAGAACTCCTGCACCGACCCGTCCAGCAGGGACACCAGGTGGCCATGGCACTGCTCGTCGTCGCTCAGTTCATAGACGGCCTTGCCGGCCCCCAACTGGCTCTTCTTCAGCAGGCCGGCCTGCTCGAACTGCGACAGCACGCGGTACACCGTCGCCAGGCCGAGGTCGGTGCCGGCGGCGAGCATCTGCCGGTAGATGTCCTCGGCGGACAGATGCCTCTGCGCGCTGCGTTCGAACAGTTCCAGCACCTGCATCCGGGGCAAAGTGGCCTTGAGCCCGATCTGCTTCAACTTGTCCGTGTGCTGCATGCGCGATTCAACCCGTTTCGACGATGGAAGGCCTCCGCACCCGATCCAGTGACGCCGGGCGCGCAGACTCAAAGTTCGATCCTAGCCGAGAACGAGAACGCATCCCATTCCATATATGTCGGGGCCGGGCCTCCGCTCTCCCTGGGGCCGGTACGCGAGCGCTTCACTCCCCGCCGCGCAGGATTTCCTCCATCGCATCCCGGGGGATGATCGCGCCCTGGTGCTGGATCACCGCCGCCGCCATCCGGTTGCCTGCGCGCGCCGACGCTTCCGCGGAGGCCCCGGCGAGGCGCTGCGCGAGGTATGCGCCGGCGAACGAATCGCCCGCGGCGGTGGTGTCCACCACCCGTGCGACGGGAACGGCGGGCACTTCCAGCACAGCGCCTGCGTGCCGCACGAGGGTGGGCAGGGGGCCGCGCTTGAGGACCAGTTCGGGAACCGGCAGCGCCAGGCTGCGGTGCACCGCTTCCTCGTGCGGAAGGCCGTCGTGCAGGGCCTGCTCGTCGTCGATCGTCACCAGCGCGATGTCGGCCACCGCGTAGGCGGATGCGAAGGCCTCCCGCGCCTGCGCGGCGCTGGCCCAGAGACGCGGGCGGTAGTTGTTGTCGAAGACGATCCGGCCGCCGTGGCGCTGCACCTCGGCCGCCAGCGAGAGCAGGCGCTGCCGGCCCTCGGGCGGCAGGATGGCCAGGCTGATGCCGCTGAAGTAGAGTGCGTCCAGTTCCCCGGCCGAGGCTTCGAGCGGCGTGCTGCCGGCGCTGAAATAGGCGGTGGCGGCGCTGTCCTTGCGCCAGTAGGCGAACTGGCGCTCGCCCTGCGCATCGACGCTGATCATGTAGAGGCCGGGGCTGCGGTCCGGCAGGCGGCGCACCAGGCTGGTGTCCAGGCCCTCCGCGTGCCACCGGCTCGCCATGCCATCGCTGAAGGCATCGGTGCCCAGCGCGGTGGCGTAGCACACGGTCAGCTGGTCCCGGCGGCTCGACCGGGCCAGATAGACGGCGGCGTTGAGCGTGTCGCCGCCGAAGGACTGCGCCATCGTGCCGAAGGCCTCGCCGCGCAGCTCCAGCATGCATTCGCCGAAGAGGGCGATCTTCATGGGGGCCTTCTTCACGGGCGCGGGAGTCCGTCGATGCCGCTGCCGCACAGCACGACCGCGATGCGCTCGTCGTCACGGCGCTCGAAGCGCCTCTGCGTCACCGAGGCGAGGGCGGTGGCCGCGCCATATTCGATGGCCAGCCCGGTTTCGTTCCACGCGGCCTCCGCGCAGGTCTGCACGTGGGCCTCGTCCACCAGCACGATCTCGTCCACGTAGCGTTCGATGAGGGCGAAGTTCAGCGGCTCGGTGGAGCGGGCTGCGAGGATCGGCACCCGGGTCGATACCTGCTCCAGAGCCACGATCCGCCCCAGCTGGCGGCAGGTGGCGAGCGTGGGGCAGCCGGCGGCCTCGACGCCGATGACGCGCAGCGAGGGTTTTGCCAGCTTGGCGGCTTCCGCCACGCCCGCGATCAGGCCGCCGCCGCCGATGGAGACGACCAGGGTTTCGACGTCCGGCCATTCGTCGAGGATTTCAAGCGCCAGCGTGCCCTGTCCCGTGACTACGTCGCGGTCCGCGTAGGGGTGCAGCAGCGCGCCGCCGTCACGGGCGACGGCCTGGCCCGCGGCGTCCCAGCTCTGGTCCCAGAAGTCGCCGTGCACCGTCAGGCGCGCGCCGTACCGCTCGATCCGCTGGCGGGTGAGCGTGGTGCTGGTGTTCATCACGAACACGTTGGCGGGGATGTCCAGCTGCTGCCCCACGTAGGCCACGGCAGCGCCGAAGTTCCCGCCGGAGGCGGTGGCGAGGCCCTGGCCGCGCACGTGTCCGGGCAGGCAGAGTGCACGGTTGAAGGCGCCGCGCGCCTTGAACGACCCGGTCACCTGCAGGTTTTCCGCCTTGAGGCGCAACTGGCTGGCGCCGGCAGGCGTCCAGGGGGCGGCCTGCACCAGCGGCGTGCGCCGCACATACGGCGCGATGCGCTGCTGCGCCGCGCGGTAGTCGGCCAAGGTGGCCGGAGGGTGGGCATCGGCCGCTTCGGCGAAGGAAGCGCGCTCGGCGTGGGCATGGATGGCGGGCTTCAATGCTGTGCTCCTGGTGTGGTGTTGCCGGTGCCGGGAAGGTCTTCCACCAGCACGCAGAGGCTGTTGCCCTGCCGCGCGATGCCGAAGGTCCGCTGCGAGTAGAGCACACCGCCCACCGCGAAGCGGATCTGCCGCGGTTCCTCGCCCGGCTCGCTGAGCCGGTGCAGGCGGCCCGCGACCTCTCCGGCCTCGACCCGGCGGCCCAGGGCGTGCAGGGGTTCGAACCAGCCGTCCCCGGGGCAGAGCAGGTTGCCCCCGGGCGCCATGCGCACGAGGCGGCTGGGCCCGGCGGCCGGCAGGGGGGCCGCGGCCGGCAGCACGCCGAGGCCGTCGAGCACCCGCGCCACGCATTCCCGCGTGCGCTGCACGCCCGTGGGCGAGATGCTGCCGTTGGCGCCCATTTCGGCGGCGATGGCCGCCAGCCCGAGCGCGGCAGCGGCGCCGCAGCTGGTGCGTGGGTCGCCCATGTTGTCGGTGACGACGGTGTAGCGGGCGCCAAACCAGCGCGCCATGGCCTCGGCCTTCTCGCGCGTTTCGGCGCGCAGGGAGGGCGTGACGACGACCTGGGCGCTTTCCTCGATGAAGAGCGAGCTGCCGCCGGCATGGAGGTCCACGTAGGCATCGCACTGCGGGAACACCACGTCGTGGATGAAGGCGGCGATCTGTTCGGTGGGCGTGCCGAACGGGTTGCCGGGGAAGACGCGCGCGAGGTTGCGGCCGTCCAGCGGGCTGATGCGCGAGTGCGCGCGCATGGCGGGCGCGTTGGCCGCGGGCATCAGGATCAGGCGGCCGCGCACCTGCGAAGGCTGCACGCTGCGGATGAGCTCGTTGATGACGATCGGGCCTTCGTACTCGTCGCCGTGGATGGCCCCCGTGAGGAACACGGTGGGGCCGTCGTGTCCGCCGCGGATCACCGCCAGGGGGATGGTGACGGCGCCCCATGCGTCGTCGTGCGCGGAGTAGGGCAGCCAGGCGCTGCCCACCTGCTTGCCGGGGGCCTGCCAGTCGATGTCGGTGAAAAAGGTGGAGGGACGGGAAGTCATGATGTCAGCGGATGTCTTTCTGTTCGTCCTTGAACCACTTCAGGCGCAGCTTCGCGAGCGTGCCGTCCGCCTGCCTGGCGTCGAGGAATCTGTTGATCTCGGCCAGCAGGGCGGGCTCGCGCGGGGACACGGCGATGTAGGCGGGGCTGGTGCGGATCTTCGCCTTCAGCTCGATGCCGCGGGAGGGGTTTTCGTCCGCGATCTTCTGGGCGATGAAGTTGTTCTCGGCGAACGCCTGGGCCTGGCCGGCCAGGAAGGCGGACAGCGCGGAGGCGGTGTCTTCCAGGCGCAGGATCCGGGCCTTGGGCAGGGCTTCGGTCAGCGAGAGGTCTGGTGTCGAGCCTTTCGCGACCGCGATCTGCACGTCGGCCAGTTGCTGCAGCTCACCGGCCCTGGGCACCGACGGACCGGCATAGACGCCCAGCACGGTGGCCGCATAGGGCTTGGAGAAGGCGACCTGCCTGGCGCGCTCTGGCGAGGAGCCCAGGGCGGCCACCAGAACGTCCACCTTGTTGGAGAGCAGGTAGGGGATGCGGTTGGCGCCGGTCACCTGCTGCAGCTCGAGTTTCGCGCCCAGCGACTGCGCCAGTTGCTCGGCCAGCTCGACGTCCAGGCCGACGGGCTTGCCGGAGGCGTCGGTGAAGCCCCAGGGCGCGGCGTCGATGGTGACGGCCACGCGCAGGACCTTCTTGCTCTGGATGTCGGCCAGCTTGTCGGCATGGGCCAGGAAGGGGGACAGCGCGAGGACCGCGGCGGCGATCAGGGACTTGCGACGGATGTGCATGGTGGGACTCCTGGAGGGGGGATGGGGATATCGGTCGTCGTCTAGTGGACGTTGGCGATGAACTGGCGGAATTCCGGGGTCTGCGGCGCGCCGAACATCGCCTCGGGCGTGCCGCGCTCCCAGATGCGGCCCTGGTTCATGAAGAGGATTTCGGAGGCGACCTTGCGCGCGAAGGCCATCTCGTGGGTGACGACCATCATCGTCATGCCGCTGCGGGCGAGGTCTTCCATGACGCGCAGCACTTCGCCCACCAGTTCGGGGTCCAGCGCGGACGTGGCCTCGTCGAACAGCATCAGTTCCGGGGACATGGCCAGCGCCCGGGCGATCGCCACGCGCTGCTGCTGGCCGCCGGACAGCTGCGACGGCATGGCGTCCAGCTTGTTGCCGAGCCCCACGCGCTCGAGCATGTCCCGGGCCAGTTCGCGGGCTCCGTCCCGGGGAACGCGGTTCGTCAGGACCGGCGCCAGGGTCACGTTGCGGCAGGCCGAAAGGTGCGGGAAGAGGTTGAAGCTCTGGAACACCATGCCGACGCGCTGGCGCAGCGCGGGCAGGTCGGTGCGCGGGGACTGAACGTCCACGCCGCCGACGGCGATGCGGCCCGCGCTGATGGTCTCCAGCCCGTTCACGCAGCGCAGCAGGGTGCTCTTGCCCGAGCCGCTGCGCCCGACCAGGGCGACGATGTCGCCGCGCCGCACTTCCGTGCTCACGCCGCGCAGGACGTGGTTGCTCCCATAGTGCTTTTCCACCGAATCAATGACCACGAGCGACATGCATGCGTCCTTCGAGATAGAGCGCGTAGCGCGCCAGGGGATAACAGACGGCGAAGTAGCACAGGGCCACCGCGCAGAACACGGGAAGGTGCTGGAGCGTCGATCCGCTCACGATCTGTCCGGCGCGCGTCAGCTCGACCAGGCCGACCAGGGCCGCCAGCGAGGTGTTCTTGATGAGCTGCACGAGATAGCCGATGGTGGGCGGCAGCGCGATGCGGGCGGCCTGGGGCCAGATCACGTGGCGCAGCACCTGCAGCCGCCGCAGCCCCACGCAGGCGGCCGACTCCCACTGGCCTTTGGGCACCGCCTCGATGCTGCCGCGCCAGATGTCGCCCAGGAACGCCCCGGCGGACAGCGAGAAGGCGACGACCGCCGCCAGGAACGCATCCACCTGCCATCCCGTCAGCATGGGGACGCCGAAGTACAGCAGGAACAGCAGCCCCAGCAAGGGGATGCCCTGCACCAGTTCGATGTAGGCCCTTGCGAGCGCGCGCAGCCATGCGGCCCGCGCGGTGCGTGCGCTGGCCACCAGCAGGGCGACCACGGAGCCGATCGCGAAGGAGGCCAGGGCCAGCGCCACCGTCCACCGCATCGCGAACAGGATCATCCCGAAGTCGGCCATGGAAAGTCCGCGCATGTCAGGACTCCTTTCCGAACAGGCGCCGCCGTGCGGCGGCGAGCAGCAGCCGCAGGGCGATCACGGCGAGGAAGTACAGGCTGCAGATGACCGCATACACCTCGAAGCTGCGGAAGGTGCGCGAATCCACGAAGCTGCCCGCGTGGAAGATGTCCTCCACGCCGATCTGGGAGATCAGGCTGGTGCCGATCAGAGTCAGCACCATCTGGCTGGCCATGGCCGGGAACACGTTGCGCAGCGCGGGCACCAGCATGATGTGCCAGAGCACCTGGGGCGTGCGCAACCCCTGCGCGGCGCCCGCTTCGGCGAGTCCCCGGGGCACGGACAGCAGGCCGGAGCGGAAGATTTCCACGAAGTAGGCGCCGGCATAGAGGGACAGCGAGAGCACGCCGGCGACCGGCGCCTCCAGCCGTAGCCCGAGGTGCGGCAGGCCGAAGTAGATGAGGAACAGCTGCACCAGCGCGGGTGTGTTCCGGAAGAACTCCACGTAGACGCGCGTCACCGCCCGCAGGGGGCGGCCGCCATAGGTCAGTGCCAGCGCGCCGCCGAGGCCGAGCGCCACCCCCAGGCCGATGATGGCGGCGGCGAAACCCAGGGTGTGCAGCAGGCCCTGCAGGAGCTGGCCCCAGTAGGGGGCCAGCTGGTCGAATTGGAAGACATAGTCCATGGCCGGGACCATCTGTCACTCAACCTCGAGGATGGCCTCGATTTCCACTGTCTGGTTGCCGGGCAGCGAGCCCGCGCCGATGGCCGAGCGCGCGCCCCGGCCCGCCGTTTCTCCGAACACCTCGACGAAGAGGTCGGAGCAGCCGTTGATGACCTGGGGGTGCTGTGCGAAGCCCGGCGCGCCGTTGACGAACGCCAGCAGCTTGACCACGCTGCGCACCCGGCCCAGGTCGCCCAGCGCATTGCGCGCGACCGCCAGCAGGTTGAGCCCGGTCAGGCGTGCGTGCGCATAGGCCTGGGCGATGCTGACCCCTTCGCCGACCACGCCGGTGTGCAGGTGCCCGCCCGCCTCGAGGGGGCCCTGGCCGGAGAGATAGAGAAACGGCCCCACGCGCCGCGCGGCGACGAAGTTGGCCACGGGCTGGGGTGGCGGGGGCAGGTGGATGCCCAGGGAGGCCAGGCGCTCTTCCGGCGATGAAGAAGGGACAATGGTCTGGTTCATGGAAAACTCTAAGCAACAACGATGCCAATTGGTTCTAAAATGGTTGAGATGTCGAACCAATTGGCGCTTTATTGGTTCTAGATTAGACCAATTGACCTCGTTTTATATCGGGTACAACCCGAATTGGCACATAAATGGTTGACCATTCGAGCAAAAAAAGGACCATGTCACCGGCGCCAGACGCAGGAGGGGGCGTGTCGCTGTCGGACATCTCGCCGCGCATCGCGGGGCAGGACAAGGCGGCCGCGACGCGCGTGTACCGGGCCATCCTGCAATCCATCCGCGAGGGCGCTCTCCGGGAGGGCGACAAGCTGCCGGACGAACGCACCATGTCCGTGCGTTTCGAGGCCTCGCGCGGGACGGTGCGGCATGCGCTGGCCATGATGGAGCACCAGGGGCTGGTGGTGCGCAAGGTGGGCAGCGGCACCTACCTGAAGGAAAGCGCGGAGCAGGTGCTCAGCGCCACCGACCTGCCGGTGGCCGCGCACCACGAGAACGTGCCGACTTACGCGGAAATCCTGGAAGGGCGCCTGCTGTTCGAACCGGCGATGATGGAGTTGTCCGCACGGCGGGCGGATGAGGAGGATTTCGCCCGCATGCGGCAGCAGCTGGCCGTGGTGCGCG
Proteins encoded in this window:
- a CDS encoding RidA family protein — its product is MNQTIVPSSSPEERLASLGIHLPPPPQPVANFVAARRVGPFLYLSGQGPLEAGGHLHTGVVGEGVSIAQAYAHARLTGLNLLAVARNALGDLGRVRSVVKLLAFVNGAPGFAQHPQVINGCSDLFVEVFGETAGRGARSAIGAGSLPGNQTVEIEAILEVE
- a CDS encoding sugar kinase, with amino-acid sequence MKIALFGECMLELRGEAFGTMAQSFGGDTLNAAVYLARSSRRDQLTVCYATALGTDAFSDGMASRWHAEGLDTSLVRRLPDRSPGLYMISVDAQGERQFAYWRKDSAATAYFSAGSTPLEASAGELDALYFSGISLAILPPEGRQRLLSLAAEVQRHGGRIVFDNNYRPRLWASAAQAREAFASAYAVADIALVTIDDEQALHDGLPHEEAVHRSLALPVPELVLKRGPLPTLVRHAGAVLEVPAVPVARVVDTTAAGDSFAGAYLAQRLAGASAEASARAGNRMAAAVIQHQGAIIPRDAMEEILRGGE
- a CDS encoding transporter substrate-binding domain-containing protein, giving the protein MHIRRKSLIAAAVLALSPFLAHADKLADIQSKKVLRVAVTIDAAPWGFTDASGKPVGLDVELAEQLAQSLGAKLELQQVTGANRIPYLLSNKVDVLVAALGSSPERARQVAFSKPYAATVLGVYAGPSVPRAGELQQLADVQIAVAKGSTPDLSLTEALPKARILRLEDTASALSAFLAGQAQAFAENNFIAQKIADENPSRGIELKAKIRTSPAYIAVSPREPALLAEINRFLDARQADGTLAKLRLKWFKDEQKDIR
- a CDS encoding amino acid ABC transporter ATP-binding protein — its product is MSLVVIDSVEKHYGSNHVLRGVSTEVRRGDIVALVGRSGSGKSTLLRCVNGLETISAGRIAVGGVDVQSPRTDLPALRQRVGMVFQSFNLFPHLSACRNVTLAPVLTNRVPRDGARELARDMLERVGLGNKLDAMPSQLSGGQQQRVAIARALAMSPELMLFDEATSALDPELVGEVLRVMEDLARSGMTMMVVTHEMAFARKVASEILFMNQGRIWERGTPEAMFGAPQTPEFRQFIANVH
- a CDS encoding HNH endonuclease translates to MCDAVSGLLKHPLDHALWLEGFHCDEQWAGWLAPYEKRSVLHLFIGFVVQGVHSEQADDFDIEKQKSIYANFKDIPPAIADLQPHKLPIEHAFEHHGIDHQTFFEFLKDEGKKFESADADDIYEYMNEIWISAAYGELIEQTVDEVFHVLFQNRELMMMFNVFASRILELGDWDLAEDLDRSLLTSSGKLARVRPPSWARRAVFFRDRGRCVLCDTDLTGLLNIDNVENYDHIVPLSSWGLNDITNLQLLCVRCNQHEKRDGAPVTSGRYQSWYPMDDGDS
- a CDS encoding threonine/serine dehydratase translates to MKPAIHAHAERASFAEAADAHPPATLADYRAAQQRIAPYVRRTPLVQAAPWTPAGASQLRLKAENLQVTGSFKARGAFNRALCLPGHVRGQGLATASGGNFGAAVAYVGQQLDIPANVFVMNTSTTLTRQRIERYGARLTVHGDFWDQSWDAAGQAVARDGGALLHPYADRDVVTGQGTLALEILDEWPDVETLVVSIGGGGLIAGVAEAAKLAKPSLRVIGVEAAGCPTLATCRQLGRIVALEQVSTRVPILAARSTEPLNFALIERYVDEIVLVDEAHVQTCAEAAWNETGLAIEYGAATALASVTQRRFERRDDERIAVVLCGSGIDGLPRP
- a CDS encoding amino acid ABC transporter permease; the encoded protein is MDYVFQFDQLAPYWGQLLQGLLHTLGFAAAIIGLGVALGLGGALALTYGGRPLRAVTRVYVEFFRNTPALVQLFLIYFGLPHLGLRLEAPVAGVLSLSLYAGAYFVEIFRSGLLSVPRGLAEAGAAQGLRTPQVLWHIMLVPALRNVFPAMASQMVLTLIGTSLISQIGVEDIFHAGSFVDSRTFRSFEVYAVICSLYFLAVIALRLLLAAARRRLFGKES
- a CDS encoding FadR/GntR family transcriptional regulator, with the protein product MSPAPDAGGGVSLSDISPRIAGQDKAAATRVYRAILQSIREGALREGDKLPDERTMSVRFEASRGTVRHALAMMEHQGLVVRKVGSGTYLKESAEQVLSATDLPVAAHHENVPTYAEILEGRLLFEPAMMELSARRADEEDFARMRQQLAVVREAERWLAFKEGIYGVHLAIFRATHNRFLIQVFETVINDRRAVDYDGRTGVHGPVSPLVREQAVRELSEIVEALVRRDGKAASRLAEEYFTRILGSLSLYG
- a CDS encoding succinylglutamate desuccinylase/aspartoacylase family protein, whose translation is MTSRPSTFFTDIDWQAPGKQVGSAWLPYSAHDDAWGAVTIPLAVIRGGHDGPTVFLTGAIHGDEYEGPIVINELIRSVQPSQVRGRLILMPAANAPAMRAHSRISPLDGRNLARVFPGNPFGTPTEQIAAFIHDVVFPQCDAYVDLHAGGSSLFIEESAQVVVTPSLRAETREKAEAMARWFGARYTVVTDNMGDPRTSCGAAAALGLAAIAAEMGANGSISPTGVQRTRECVARVLDGLGVLPAAAPLPAAGPSRLVRMAPGGNLLCPGDGWFEPLHALGRRVEAGEVAGRLHRLSEPGEEPRQIRFAVGGVLYSQRTFGIARQGNSLCVLVEDLPGTGNTTPGAQH
- a CDS encoding amino acid ABC transporter permease → MRGLSMADFGMILFAMRWTVALALASFAIGSVVALLVASARTARAAWLRALARAYIELVQGIPLLGLLFLLYFGVPMLTGWQVDAFLAAVVAFSLSAGAFLGDIWRGSIEAVPKGQWESAACVGLRRLQVLRHVIWPQAARIALPPTIGYLVQLIKNTSLAALVGLVELTRAGQIVSGSTLQHLPVFCAVALCYFAVCYPLARYALYLEGRMHVARGH
- a CDS encoding Fur family transcriptional regulator, which produces MQHTDKLKQIGLKATLPRMQVLELFERSAQRHLSAEDIYRQMLAAGTDLGLATVYRVLSQFEQAGLLKKSQLGAGKAVYELSDDEQCHGHLVSLLDGSVQEFFDPEIEARLHAIAKARGLEMAEYVVTVFGRPA